The sequence GACTGACCGTTTTTTGCCTTTTCAATTAAAAAGGCTATTGCAGATATTGAGAAAGCAGTGATTGAAGCTTTGGAGAAGCAGTATGCAGATGTATTGGCTCCACTGAAGGACAGTATGATGCCAAAGAAATTTGGCCTCAAATATGTTCAGAAACTTGCTAAGCGAAATTCAGTTTATCCTTATACTGTGCCTGATGATGTGAGTTCTCTCATCACACTTTAGTTGTGTAAAAGATCTCATTATTTTATGGACCGAGTATTTATGTATATCATTTTCAGCTAGGGATTCTTTTGAACACCATGAAAAGGTTGCTCGATGTCTTACGACCCAAGAtagaaatgcagtttaaatcatgggGTTCTTGTATACCTCATGGTGGGAATGCAGTTGCTGGTGAATGCCTCAGCGAAGTGACTGTGACATTGAGAGCGAAGTTCAGGAATTATTTGCAGGCTGTAGTAGAAAAGCTCATGGAGAATGTGAGTATTGTTTctgctttttttattttctagtaGAGAAACTTGGTGAATTTGAAATGACATTATGGGTGAAGTTCAACTAATTAAGTTGATGCTAAAAACAATTAGATATTTATTGTGCAGGAGAATGTCTTGAAAAGAAACAATGAAAATCTAATATATGCCACTGCTGCAACAGAGTCGTGACTcacatttatcaaattcattctTGCACTCATTCTCATTGAAAAAACAATAAATGGTCCCATAAAATTATTGCTATTTGTATTAATATCTTTATGATGACCATCTTTTTGTGATTTTATCCTTTCATTTTGAAGCGAAGAATTTACTGATGTGGTTACTTTCATCACACTTATTTAATTGTTTGGTATGTGCAGACTCGAGCACAAAACACGACAAAGCTCAAGAAGATCATCCAAGACTCGAAAGATCTGGTGGAGTCTGTTATTCGTAGTAGAATGCAGCCCTTAAAGGATCAGCTAATTCAGACCATCAACAGCCTCCATAAAGTATTTGAGGTTCATGTATTTGTCGCAACATGTCGCGGCTTATGGGATAGGATGGGACAGGTAATGCTTCATGGAATCTTCCTGACTTGTTCATGGTTTGCATATTGTATGCTTACATAATTGATATGCTGTCTCTTGTTACAGGATGTTCTTAAATTTCTGGAGAATAGGAAAGAGAACAGGGCATGGTATAAAGGTTCACGAGTTGCAATTGCTGTAAGTACCATCATGGTTTTTAACTGCCAACTTTCTAATGTACAAGTCTGTCAAATGTTATGACCTACATCTGTGGACCTATAAGTATTGTTTTACTATTAGTTCTTTCAAACTATGGTGCAGGTTTTGGATGACACGTTTGCATCTCAGATGCAACAGCTACTCGGTAACATGCTGCAAGACCAAGATTTGGAACCTCCCAGATCAATCTTGGAGGTGCGTTCAGTGCTCTGCAAGGATGCACCTGTTCAGAATAATTCCAACTTCTACTATTaagttgtatatatatatctgaagACAAGTATTTGCTACACATGAGCTTTTGGTAGCATCCTCCCAAAAATGGTTAGCGGCAGACCTGCAATTTGTAGATGGAACCATGTGATGATCTCTAAATAACAAGAGAGTGAAAAGGATGCTTCCTTGGCAGCTAGCTTATGGTTATTTGTACAGACAAGATCGATATGAGCTGCTTACTAATGTGTAGCAGAACAGAGAAGTTATCAACGTAGCTCTTTATGCTATTCTAAAGATTCTTTTAGGAGAGTTTTTCCGGTGTTATATGTACCATGGGAATTAAGGTGCATCAGATGCCAATGCTATTAGATAGGAGTTGCTATTATAAGTATTCCTAAGGGTATTAAGCAGTGATTATAAATGTGTATTTAGTTGTCTGACTAATGTCGAGCGTTCTTGGCTCACCATGCAACAACTGTTTTCATTTTAATCTTTGGAAGTTGGTTTTTTATTTTTGAGGAACTTTCATGCTACAGAGTTGCATCTGCACTTGTAACCCTAAAGTGACTGCCCATGAAAAGGATGCTACAGAGTTGCATCAGACTCGGTCTTGTATCGAGGCAATGCTTTTTCTGCTCCATGGATTCTGGTTATTTCTGTAACATCTTCAAACTACACTTGTCTTGTTGCACATTATCTATCGCATAATGCAGGAACCAGTGACCACCAAATCAAATGTGAACGTTGAGCAAGTCGAGCCATTCGTTTGTACCATCAAGTTCAGGTGATCACACACAACAATCAAAGTGTAATTGATCTCTAATCTTGTGGATTTGGAAGCTATGTAAATGACAAATTTGTTTACTAAAGCTGAATTGTTTGCCAGGGAAGCTTGAGACACAGTGAGCACTCATCTTGTCAACATAAACAGAGCTGCACATGTAGATGACACCAACCTTGTCAAGATCATGGGCAAGTGTGCATACTCCACTAGAGCTTAGTGGAGAAATGAGTCTCTAATGTGTACATCAATTAATGGAATAAAAAACTAGACATAAAAACCTAAAGAGCACGCAGCCATGCTTTCCTCTTGGGTGTGTTCTTGAACACTAGCACTACCACAACAAAAAGATGGAACCCTACACAATTGAGGATGATTAGTCATGCATATTACTAATGTCCTTGTTAAGAAGATAACATCAATTTGCAGAATCgcaataaagaaagttcatctgATGGTAGAATCACACTAAAAAGCTGCAAAAAAAGGCAGGTTCATAAACTAGAGGTAACAAAGAGAAAACAATACCCCACGACAAGTCGTGGCTTCCACAAGCATCAAATGTTATTTAGTGATCTCCTCCTTCCACTTTGCAGATCTGAAGACATTTGGTAAaccaatatatatttatttatgccaGTATAGTTAATCTTAGTTAGTTGACAATGACAGAAAGATTAGAACTTTAACTGAGTTCTTTCTTGCAATGGTAAAATTCCAAGATTATTAAATATTTGATATTCTAATGTAATAATTTTCCATAGTCATGATTAATTATAATCAATTTGAGTTTTTCTTTGATTAAATTTAATAGGTGAGATATAGTAGgactatatataaatatgtatatatatgtgtgtatatatatgtatatatatatatatgtatatatgtatatgtatatatgtatatatatatatacatatatacatatacatatatacatatacatatatacatgtatatatatatatatttatatatatatctatatatatgtatacatatatatatatatacatatatatatatatattatatatctatatatatgtatacatatatatagttccAATCAAATTTAGACTGCAGTGGTCATATATGAAGAGAATCTCTGACATCTCCTTTGATAATTAAGATCACACAATCCTCACAAAGGAAAGCATATTAATCACTTATTAATGGTAATTAATGATACATTACGGATTCAAAGGCACCAAAATAGAACTAATTCTACCAAACTATAGACCAGTAACGAAAACATCATTttaatcatcatcatcgtcatgtgTTATGGTTCGTATGCTATGTTGTCCATTCGATCGAGATCGGAGGGCAGTGAGGAGAGCTTAGAAGTCCTCGAGGAGTTTGCGGATCTGCTCGAGGGTGATGAAAAGAACGACGGTGTACGGGCCTTGGCGAGACACGGTGGGGACGAAGCCCTTGAAGAGCGCCATCGGTCCCTCCGCCCTCACCGTCTTCAGGGCACAGTCCGCCGCCCCGGCGTATGGCGGCTGGGTCCCCGGCTCCACCTTCATGTTCATCACCCGCGTCTTCACCACATCTACCGGGTTCGACGCCGCCGACGCCACCAACCCCGCGACCAGGCTCGCCGCCACGTGCGTCCCTAGCCCGTCCGCCCCCGCCCCGCGCCGCCGCAGGATCGCCTCCTTCGCCTGGTCGTACGTCGCCAGCTGCGACGCAGTCACGATCATCGCCCGGTTCACCGTCAGCGACGACCCCCGCCACAGGCTGCCCACCCCCTCCTGCCGCGCCATCCGCCGGATAGCGTCCAGAACGCTCCGGTAGTTTCGGCGCTCCGTTGGGGGAAGCCGCCCGTCGGCTTGCATCCGGACCATGGCCACGTCCGCCGGGTTCCCGACGGCGGCGCCCACCCCGCCCGCAAAGAGGCCCGCGGCCACCTTTAAATGGATCGGAAGGGAGGCGCCGTCGCCGGTAGGGGACCACTTCTTCTTCAGCACGTCGTAGAGGCCAAGCCGGGTAGTGGAGTAGAGCGACTGGCGGAGCATAGTGGCGGAGACACCGGTGAACAGGGCAGCGACGCCCTCGGACCGCAGGATCTGCGCGCCCACCGCTATCGGCCCGAGGCGCTTGGGCGGAGGCGTCGTCACGGCCGGGCGATGCGGAAGGGAGGCGGCTCCGGCGCCGCTCTGGAACGCGACGGCGGGGCCGAGTGTCTCTCCCTGCAGCTGCATTCGGACCTTGATGAGGTCCAGCGGGTGGGTGCTGCACCCGGCGACGACGGCCGCGATGCCTCCCTCCACGAATCCTTTAAGACTCATCTCTCTCTTCAATCATTCATCAAAAAGATGGTCGTTTTGGCGGGAAGAGACCGACGAGACCTCGCCTTTGGAAGCAGATGGCGGAGAAAGGAGGCACCTTTGCGAGTGCTTTCGATGCTTGATCTCAGTGGAGACGAGGCGACGAGGGACGCAGCAACTCAGAGACGACATACGCCGAACTCCAAGGCCGAGTCGGAGAAGGGGCGCCCGCTACTTATAAGAGGCCAAAAAGGCAAGCGAAGGGAAGGAGCGGTGGGAGACGAAGCCAGTAAAGGAAAGGGaagtagaaatagaaagagagaggtTGAGACGGGTGGCGGACTCCCCGTAGTAGCATCAACTCATGCTCATGCGATTCTTCGCCCGTTGGATCAGGTGATAGATCGAGATCGAACGGTCGAGAAGGACAGTTCCCAACTTCCGCGTATGAGGAGTCCTTCAAAACTCACCGTCCATCTTACTCATACTACTCATCTCGACTGTTCATTATCTTTTCATTTAAGAGATGAAAATTAATTATATGTAAATAAAATTAGGTTCTTAAGATTTATGTACATTAAAAGTTGAGGTTATCTATCTTGTGACATATTCCGGTAGAGACTATCTATCCCTCGAGACTCTTAGGCCATTGACTAAAGCCAAAGCATACCATGAAACATTGCACGAGTGATTAGCCCTCCTTGTATAATCTCTCtcgtaaatcctaaataatcgacAATTAAAAGTATatcaagaaaataaatataagattcgTACTATTCAGCACTTTCTATTTATACATatgaagaaaattattttttttattgaatcgATTATAAGATCGTAAGTTATCCATACTCAATTATTAACTTTCCTTATATATTCTCTtacataaattttaaataattcacatattttttaacttaaatatttttttattatttatttaagagaatatttatgtCAATCATAAAATTAGGGTTAGTCTCACATAAATATGATATACAATAT comes from Musa acuminata AAA Group cultivar baxijiao chromosome BXJ3-3, Cavendish_Baxijiao_AAA, whole genome shotgun sequence and encodes:
- the LOC135632832 gene encoding mitochondrial uncoupling protein 5-like encodes the protein MSLKGFVEGGIAAVVAGCSTHPLDLIKVRMQLQGETLGPAVAFQSGAGAASLPHRPAVTTPPPKRLGPIAVGAQILRSEGVAALFTGVSATMLRQSLYSTTRLGLYDVLKKKWSPTGDGASLPIHLKVAAGLFAGGVGAAVGNPADVAMVRMQADGRLPPTERRNYRSVLDAIRRMARQEGVGSLWRGSSLTVNRAMIVTASQLATYDQAKEAILRRRGAGADGLGTHVAASLVAGLVASAASNPVDVVKTRVMNMKVEPGTQPPYAGAADCALKTVRAEGPMALFKGFVPTVSRQGPYTVVLFITLEQIRKLLEDF